From a region of the Fischerella sp. JS2 genome:
- a CDS encoding glycosyltransferase family 2 protein, whose amino-acid sequence MMIISVMIPTYRRPQDLARCLEALEQQTRQPEQVVVVVRDTDTDTWSFLQDYHPQAFSLEAATVKVPGVVAAMNVGLDAARGDMIAITDDDASPHPDWLARIEAHFLSDTHIGGVGGRDLVYVGNELIYKGESEVVGKLQWYGRVIGNHHKGIGAAREVDVLKGVNMAYRRSAIAGLRFDERMLGTGAQVHFELAFSLALRSQGWKLIYDPLIAVDHYPARRFDEDQRNNFNHLAWKNAVHNETLALLEYLPPLRLVIFILWATVVGTRTAFGLLQLLRFLPQEKTLAWQKWLASMQGRTQAWQTWLSRQSFTSSAKAQQAS is encoded by the coding sequence ATGATGATAATCAGCGTCATGATTCCTACCTACCGTCGTCCCCAGGATTTGGCGCGGTGTCTGGAAGCACTAGAGCAACAAACTCGTCAACCCGAACAAGTTGTGGTAGTGGTGCGTGACACAGATACTGATACTTGGTCTTTTCTCCAAGATTATCATCCCCAAGCCTTCAGCTTAGAAGCAGCGACAGTAAAAGTCCCTGGTGTAGTTGCCGCAATGAATGTAGGTTTAGATGCAGCCAGGGGAGATATGATCGCCATCACCGATGACGATGCTTCACCCCATCCAGATTGGTTGGCACGCATAGAAGCCCACTTTTTGTCTGATACTCACATCGGTGGTGTCGGTGGTCGGGATTTGGTGTACGTGGGTAATGAACTCATCTATAAAGGTGAGTCAGAAGTAGTAGGAAAATTACAGTGGTATGGACGTGTAATAGGCAACCACCACAAAGGTATCGGTGCAGCGCGAGAAGTAGACGTACTCAAAGGTGTGAATATGGCGTATCGTCGTAGTGCGATCGCCGGGCTACGCTTTGATGAACGTATGCTTGGTACAGGAGCGCAGGTACACTTTGAATTGGCATTTAGCCTAGCATTGCGGAGTCAAGGCTGGAAACTCATTTATGATCCCCTGATAGCTGTGGATCACTACCCAGCCCGGCGCTTTGATGAAGACCAACGTAATAACTTTAATCACCTTGCCTGGAAAAACGCTGTACACAATGAAACCCTAGCCCTACTGGAATACTTACCACCTTTGAGGCTAGTGATATTCATACTTTGGGCTACAGTTGTTGGTACACGTACGGCTTTTGGTTTGCTACAGTTATTGCGATTTTTGCCCCAGGAAAAAACCTTAGCATGGCAAAAATGGCTGGCATCTATGCAAGGACGCACACAAGCTTGGCAAACTTGGCTTTCTCGTCAAAGCTTCACATCATCAGCGAAAGCCCAGCAAGCTTCATGA
- a CDS encoding glycosyltransferase family 2 protein produces the protein MPELPSVAICIPTYNQAQYLLESVGTAVAQTYPNVEVWVADNASTDNTPEVMAQLCQQFPQIRYYRHSENLGMTPNCNWVLSQPKTDYVIRLDSDDAIAPRYVETLVTLMQKYPEAGWGHVATQEIDERGQKRAIRRVVRKHEFQSADDALQASVSGLRTASSIFIFKAQALREVGFYGDGSLKYSEDYDLAVRMSDAGYGNVYSDDILAEYRVWTDTQKIRPKRKGDQLQAYVWIYKKSFMPAFQRRGWDTKVIDKCRQKMALIHAAACFSPIFTTAERAELIALLKELGDSPALRLRIFACSFGLGPMFDWQHHMELKLKGMVKGWLSWLKSSSKVSAGVSP, from the coding sequence ATGCCAGAATTACCATCAGTTGCTATTTGTATCCCTACCTATAACCAAGCTCAATATCTGCTAGAGTCTGTAGGTACTGCCGTAGCTCAAACTTATCCAAATGTAGAAGTCTGGGTTGCTGATAACGCCAGTACTGACAATACACCAGAGGTAATGGCACAGTTATGTCAGCAATTTCCTCAAATTCGATATTATCGTCATTCTGAAAATCTGGGAATGACCCCTAACTGTAATTGGGTTTTGAGTCAGCCCAAAACCGATTATGTGATCCGCCTTGATTCAGATGATGCGATCGCACCTCGTTATGTAGAGACTTTAGTAACTCTCATGCAAAAATATCCAGAGGCTGGCTGGGGTCATGTCGCCACTCAGGAAATTGACGAACGGGGCCAAAAACGAGCCATCCGTAGAGTCGTAAGAAAGCATGAGTTTCAAAGTGCAGATGATGCACTACAAGCATCAGTTTCGGGACTGCGGACTGCTTCTAGCATTTTTATATTTAAAGCTCAAGCTTTGCGAGAAGTTGGGTTTTATGGCGATGGCAGCCTTAAGTACAGCGAAGACTATGATTTAGCAGTGAGAATGTCCGATGCTGGATATGGCAATGTCTACTCGGATGATATCTTAGCTGAGTACCGCGTTTGGACAGATACCCAAAAAATACGTCCCAAGCGCAAAGGTGATCAACTGCAAGCTTATGTTTGGATTTACAAAAAAAGCTTCATGCCTGCCTTTCAAAGAAGAGGTTGGGATACCAAAGTTATTGATAAATGTCGGCAAAAGATGGCATTGATTCATGCTGCTGCTTGTTTTTCTCCGATTTTCACAACCGCAGAAAGAGCAGAACTAATTGCTTTATTAAAAGAATTGGGTGATTCGCCGGCATTGCGGTTGCGTATTTTTGCTTGCTCCTTTGGTCTTGGTCCGATGTTTGATTGGCAACATCACATGGAATTAAAATTAAAAGGTATGGTTAAAGGCTGGTTAAGTTGGCTCAAAAGTTCTTCAAAAGTTAGCGCAGGTGTCAGCCCATGA
- a CDS encoding glycosyltransferase family 4 protein — translation MKLCIVTHNVVKGNGQGRVNYEVVWEAIRRGYHVTLVASEVASSLQQHSQVRWICVSVQGWPTEILRNMIFSWRSGNWLRQHRSEFDLIKANGAITTFPADVNAVHFVHSSWLKFSSKGTMPKSVKNILNPRSVIYGFYQWLYTAMNARWEKLAFQQAQVVVAVSDKVGKDLLTIGVPPERLQVIVNGVDLQEFSPGVSDRQKWNLPQNVPLALFAGDIRIPRKNLDTVLHALVKVPDLHLAVAGITEGSPYLQLAASLGLNERVHFLGLCRDVPELMRAVDFLVFPSRYDPFGLVVIEAMACGLPVITAVTTGAAELVQPEAGIVLSDPNDTEALIQALSSLTSDRTLRSQMGKAARTIAEQHSWQLMAKSYVDLFEELVKSI, via the coding sequence GTGAAACTTTGCATTGTTACCCACAATGTTGTTAAAGGTAATGGTCAAGGTCGGGTCAATTATGAAGTCGTCTGGGAGGCAATTCGTCGGGGTTATCATGTGACTCTAGTAGCCAGTGAAGTGGCATCATCGTTACAGCAGCATAGCCAAGTGAGATGGATTTGTGTTTCAGTTCAAGGCTGGCCGACAGAAATTCTTCGCAACATGATTTTCTCTTGGCGGAGTGGTAACTGGTTGCGTCAACATCGTTCTGAGTTTGATTTAATTAAAGCCAATGGTGCAATTACAACCTTTCCGGCTGATGTAAATGCAGTGCATTTTGTACATAGTTCTTGGCTGAAATTCTCCAGTAAGGGAACTATGCCTAAGTCTGTGAAGAATATATTAAATCCACGCTCAGTTATATACGGTTTTTACCAATGGCTATACACAGCTATGAATGCACGTTGGGAAAAATTAGCTTTTCAGCAAGCACAGGTAGTTGTAGCAGTCTCTGATAAAGTTGGTAAGGATTTGTTGACAATTGGTGTACCGCCAGAACGCTTACAAGTAATCGTCAATGGCGTTGATCTGCAAGAGTTTTCACCCGGAGTAAGCGATCGCCAAAAATGGAACCTCCCCCAAAATGTACCTTTAGCGCTGTTTGCTGGGGATATTAGAATTCCTCGTAAAAATCTGGATACGGTCTTACATGCCTTGGTCAAAGTACCAGATTTGCATTTGGCAGTTGCGGGAATTACTGAAGGTAGCCCCTATTTGCAACTGGCGGCATCTCTGGGGTTAAATGAGCGAGTGCATTTTCTGGGACTTTGCCGTGATGTCCCGGAGTTGATGAGAGCAGTAGATTTTCTGGTCTTTCCTTCCCGCTATGATCCTTTTGGATTAGTAGTGATTGAGGCTATGGCTTGTGGATTACCTGTGATTACGGCCGTGACTACAGGTGCAGCAGAATTGGTGCAGCCAGAAGCGGGCATTGTGCTATCAGATCCTAATGATACCGAAGCTTTAATACAGGCACTATCGTCTTTAACAAGCGATCGCACCTTGCGGAGTCAAATGGGTAAGGCAGCCCGGACTATTGCTGAACAACATAGTTGGCAGTTGATGGCAAAGAGTTACGTAGATTTATTTGAAGAGTTAGTTAAATCAATTTAA
- a CDS encoding glycosyltransferase family 2 protein translates to MRVSACVTTRNRTESLDICLQALWNSQIKPHMVVVSDDSTDPEVQQANYQVVQKYPGTIYIQGPRRGVCANRNNAVNAIPESETDFVAFVDDDILVQPDFFSLAIAKYLQMSTQEKNSTILTGTSKNDSVQFFPARLTFQGHFLPTHDTPQTVVIHATLFPKQFFTQEQWDENIFFGYEDAELALRAIKRGYKILYCPELQADINPVESVLATGTIATGIGGINNYDLHVEAARLYIGIKRYKDLFPNPLKLIAFVFIYFLQMSKYLLEHKAIHAWPEIVRRSHIQRLLLPSET, encoded by the coding sequence ATGCGAGTTTCCGCTTGCGTCACAACTAGAAATCGTACAGAATCATTAGATATTTGCCTACAAGCACTGTGGAATTCTCAAATCAAACCCCATATGGTAGTTGTTTCTGACGACTCTACCGACCCTGAAGTACAACAGGCAAATTACCAAGTTGTGCAGAAATATCCAGGCACAATTTATATCCAAGGGCCTCGTCGTGGTGTCTGTGCCAACCGCAACAATGCAGTTAATGCCATCCCAGAATCGGAAACTGACTTTGTTGCTTTTGTTGATGATGATATTTTGGTACAGCCAGACTTTTTTAGTTTGGCGATCGCAAAATATTTGCAAATGTCAACACAAGAGAAAAATTCAACTATTTTAACAGGTACTAGCAAAAACGACTCCGTCCAATTTTTTCCAGCTAGACTCACATTCCAAGGGCATTTTTTACCCACTCATGATACTCCTCAAACTGTAGTTATTCACGCGACTTTATTCCCCAAACAATTTTTTACCCAAGAACAGTGGGATGAAAATATATTTTTTGGTTACGAAGATGCTGAACTCGCTTTGCGAGCAATTAAGCGTGGTTACAAGATTTTATATTGCCCAGAATTACAGGCAGATATTAATCCAGTAGAAAGCGTTTTAGCAACGGGTACAATTGCTACTGGTATTGGTGGAATTAACAATTATGATTTACATGTCGAAGCAGCTCGACTTTATATTGGCATCAAACGCTATAAAGATTTGTTCCCCAATCCTTTGAAATTAATAGCATTTGTGTTCATATACTTTTTACAAATGTCAAAATACTTGTTAGAACACAAAGCTATCCATGCTTGGCCAGAAATTGTGCGTCGTTCTCATATCCAAAGATTATTACTGCCATCTGAAACTTGA
- a CDS encoding glycosyltransferase family 2 protein: protein MNINSQSQTPLVSIITPTYNRPDYLKQALKSAISQTYQNIEIIVSDNCSPENPQAIVESFNDPRIRFSRNETNLGMLPNTIKAFKMARGKYVAALLDDDLWEEDFLEKLVPPLEANPNLVLAFCDHYVINADGTIDYELTEHCSQLFKRAELSEGIYQPFYKLGLVDQAVASAMAAVIRKDTIDWDSIPPEVGGSWDVYLTYLCCRTGMGAYYCPQKLTRYRRHDQTETMQSGKRNYQAKIRKSQADIFCLEIFMQDENLQEFKIYFQQQWVKVSTSLGIGLLRAEQTKQARPYLWRSLRQQLNLRTIAALMLSFTPPKIAAKF, encoded by the coding sequence ATGAATATCAATTCTCAATCACAAACTCCCTTAGTAAGCATTATTACCCCGACCTACAACCGTCCAGATTACTTAAAGCAAGCTCTCAAAAGTGCTATCAGCCAAACCTATCAAAATATTGAAATTATTGTTTCTGACAATTGCAGTCCGGAAAATCCCCAAGCAATTGTGGAATCATTTAATGACCCACGTATCCGTTTCTCCCGCAATGAAACTAACTTAGGTATGCTCCCTAACACCATTAAAGCTTTTAAAATGGCACGGGGAAAATATGTTGCGGCTTTGCTTGATGACGATTTATGGGAAGAAGATTTTTTAGAAAAACTTGTTCCTCCATTAGAAGCAAATCCGAATTTAGTCCTAGCTTTTTGTGACCATTATGTAATTAATGCTGATGGCACAATTGATTATGAACTGACAGAACATTGTTCGCAATTATTTAAACGGGCGGAGTTATCTGAAGGTATTTACCAACCTTTTTATAAACTTGGTTTAGTAGATCAAGCAGTAGCTTCAGCAATGGCTGCTGTTATTCGTAAAGATACCATAGATTGGGATAGTATTCCTCCAGAAGTAGGTGGATCATGGGATGTTTATTTAACTTATTTGTGTTGCCGTACAGGCATGGGAGCCTACTATTGTCCTCAAAAATTAACCAGATACCGCAGGCATGATCAAACAGAAACAATGCAAAGCGGTAAACGCAATTACCAAGCGAAAATCCGTAAATCTCAGGCAGATATATTTTGCTTGGAGATATTTATGCAAGATGAAAATCTCCAAGAGTTTAAAATCTATTTTCAACAGCAATGGGTAAAAGTCAGTACAAGCTTAGGAATTGGCTTATTGCGAGCTGAACAAACTAAACAAGCACGTCCATATCTTTGGCGTTCCTTACGTCAACAGTTGAATTTACGGACTATAGCTGCATTGATGCTGAGTTTTACTCCTCCGAAAATAGCCGCTAAGTTTTAA